Within the Streptomyces sp. R41 genome, the region CACCGGCGTCTCGGGAAGAGAGCCGCGCAGTTCGAAGTTCTGGGTGATGTACGCGCGCTTGTCGGCGTCGTCGTGGAAGGCCCCCTCGGGGAGCTGAACGGCATCGCCGAGCGGGTAGTAGCCCCGCTGCCACACCCGCGCCGCCTCGGAGCCCTCCCAGGCGGCGGCGACCTGACGGGCGCGCTCCTGGTCGGCGGCGGTGCCGCCGTCACGGACCTTGTCGCCGCCGGATGTCGTTTCGGTGCCGCATCCGACGGCGGCGGCAGTGACCAGGCCGAGTACGACGAGCAGTTTGACGGACCGCATGATGCCCCCCGGAGGCAGACGGTGGAGTGGAGCCGAATCCGGCGCCGCTCCTGTGACGCCCGGGCCGTGCGCGGCGTTCATCCCGATCGCGGGCCTGGCGCGGGCGCGGGGAGAGGTGATCGCAGAGGTGATCGCTGACAGCGAACAGCCCCTGGGGAACAATCGAAGGCTCACGTGCATTGAGTCGGCATAGCTCAACTTGACTGCCGAAGGGGAGATCATGGCTTCGACGTCCACACCGCTCACCCTGCCCGTGCTGCCGCTCGACGACGAGGTCGTGCTGCCCGGGATGGTGGTTCCGCTGGACCTGAACGACACCGATGTACGCGCAGCGGTGGAGGCCGCCCAGGCCGCCGCCCGCTCGACGCCGGGCAAGCCACAGGTGCTGCTGGTGCCACGCATCGACGGGACGTACGCGAGCACCGGTGTGCTCGGCACCGTCGAGCAGGTCGGCCGCCTGGCCGACGGCGACCCGGGCGCGCTGATCCGCGGGCGTGGGCGCGTGAAGGTCGGCGCGGGGACGACCGGTCCCGGTGCCGCACTGTGGGTGGAGGGCACCCGGGTCGACGAGACCGTGCCCGACCCGCTGCCCGGCCGGGTCACCGACCTGGTCAAGGAGTACAAGGCCCTCGCCACCAGCTGGCTGCGCAAGCGCGGCGCCTGGCAGGTCGTGGACCGTGTACAGCAAATTGATGACGTTTCCGCTCTTGCCGACAATTCCGGTTACTCTCCGTTCCTGTCTCTCGAACAGAAGGTGGAGCTGCTGGAGACCGGTGACCCGGTCGCCCGGCTGAAGCTCGCCACCGAGCAGCTCCGTGAGCACCTGGCCGAGCAGGATGTCGCCGAGTCCATCGCCAAGGACGTACAGGAAGGCGTCGACAAGCAGCAGCGTGAGTTCCTGCTGCGGCGCCAGCTCGAAGCCGTCCGCAAGGAGCTGCGCGAGCTGAACGGCGAGTCCTCGGACGCGGAGGAGTCCGACGACTACCGCGCCCGCGTCGAGGCCGCCGACCTCCCCGAGAAGGTCCGCGAGGCCGCGCTCAAGGAGGTCGACAAGCTGGAGCGGTCCAGCGACCAGTCGCCCGAGGGCAGCTGGATCCGGACCTGGCTCGACACCGTGCTCGAACTGCCGTGGAACGAGCGGACCGAGGACGAGTACGACATCCAGGGCGCCAAGGCGATCCTGGACGCCGAGCACGCCGGTCTGGAGGACGTGAAGGAGCGGATCACCGAGTACCTCGCGGTGCGCAAGCGGCGCTCCGAGCGCGGGCTCGGCGTGGTCGGCGGGCGGCGCGGCGGTGCCGTGCTCGCGCTGGTCGGCCCGCCCGGTGTCGGCAAGACGTCGCTCGGCGAGTCCGTCGCGCACGCCATGGGCCGCAAGTTCGTCCGCGTCGCCCTCGGTGGCGTACGGGACGAGGCCGAGATCCGCGGACACCGGCGTACGTACGTCGGCGCGCTGCCCGGCCGTATCGTCCGCGCCATCAAGGAGGCCGGGTCCATGAACCCGGTGGTCCTGCTGGACGAGA harbors:
- the lon gene encoding endopeptidase La, which translates into the protein MASTSTPLTLPVLPLDDEVVLPGMVVPLDLNDTDVRAAVEAAQAAARSTPGKPQVLLVPRIDGTYASTGVLGTVEQVGRLADGDPGALIRGRGRVKVGAGTTGPGAALWVEGTRVDETVPDPLPGRVTDLVKEYKALATSWLRKRGAWQVVDRVQQIDDVSALADNSGYSPFLSLEQKVELLETGDPVARLKLATEQLREHLAEQDVAESIAKDVQEGVDKQQREFLLRRQLEAVRKELRELNGESSDAEESDDYRARVEAADLPEKVREAALKEVDKLERSSDQSPEGSWIRTWLDTVLELPWNERTEDEYDIQGAKAILDAEHAGLEDVKERITEYLAVRKRRSERGLGVVGGRRGGAVLALVGPPGVGKTSLGESVAHAMGRKFVRVALGGVRDEAEIRGHRRTYVGALPGRIVRAIKEAGSMNPVVLLDEIDKVGSDFRGDPAAALLEVLDPAQNHTFRDHYLEVELDLSDVVFLATANVLEAIPEALLDRMELVRLDGYTEDEKVVIARDHLLPRQLERAGLQPDEVALDESALRKLAGEYTREAGVRNLERAVARLLRKVAAQHELGERELPFTVTDADLRGLIGRPHHVPESAQDPAERRTAVPGVATGLAVTGAGGDVLYVEASLADPETGAAGLTLTGQLGDVMKESAQIALSFLRSHGAELELPVGDLKDRGVHIHFPAGAVPKDGPSAGVTMTTALASLLSGRLVRTDVAMTGEVSLTGRVLPIGGVKQKLLAAHRAGVTTVIIPKRNEPDLDDVPAEVLEKLDVHAVTDVRQALELALSPATNGATPEVPIAA